From one Xiphias gladius isolate SHS-SW01 ecotype Sanya breed wild chromosome 12, ASM1685928v1, whole genome shotgun sequence genomic stretch:
- the LOC120797281 gene encoding endophilin-A1-like: MSVAGLKKQFHKATQKVSEKVGGAEGTKLDDDFKEMEKKVDVTSRAVLDIMTKTTEYLQPNPASRAKLSMINTMSKIRGQDKGPGYPQAETVLGDAMLRFGRDLGEESSFGLALMDAGEAMKELGEVKDALDMEVKQNFIDPLQNLHDKDLKEIQHHLKKMEGRRLDFDYKKKRQGKVQDDEIKQALEKFDESKEIAEQSMFNLLESDIEQVSQLAALVQAQLEYHSRAAEILQQLSSKMEDRIKEVSSKPRKEYAPKPRMTLELLPPSESHNGGIHSAKSPGRSPAPMDQPCCRALYDFEPENEGELGFKEGDVITLTNQIDDNWYEGMINGQSGFFPINYVDILVPLPH, from the exons ATGTCTGTGGCGGGGTTGAAGAAGCAGTTCCACAAAGCCACCCAG AAAGTCAGTGAGAAGGTCGGAGGGGCGGAAGGAACCAAGTTAGATGATGACttcaaagaaatggaaaag AAGGTGGACGTCACCAGCAGAGCAGTGCTGGACATCATGACGAAAACCACAGAATACCTACAGCCTAATCCAG CATCCAGAGCCAAGCTGAGCATGATCAACACCATGTCAAAGATCCGCGGGCAGGATAAGGGACCTGGTTACCCGCAGGCTGAGACCGTCCTGGGTGACGCTATGTTGAGGTTTGGACGGGACTTAGGAGAGGAGTCCAGCTTCG GCCTGGCGCTGATGGATGCCGGCGAGGCCATGAAGGAGCTCGGGGAGGTGAAGGACGCTCTGGACATGGAGGTCAAACAGAACTTCATTGACCCGCTGCAGAACCTCCACGACAAAGACCTCAAAGAGATACAG CACCATTTGAAGAAGATGGAAGGCCGCCGTCTGGACTTTGACTACAAGAAGAAGCGTCAGGGGAAAGTCCAGGACGACGAAATCAAACAGGCGCTAGAGAAGTTTGACGAGAGCAAAGAGATCGCAGAGCAGAGCATGTTTAACCTGCTGGAGAGTGAT ataGAGCAGGTGAGCCAGCTGGCAGCACTGGTCCAAGCTCAGCTGGAGTACCACAGCCGCGCTGCTGAAATCCTCCAACAGCTCTCCAGCAAGATGGAGGACAg GATAAAAGAAGTGTCCAGTAAACCGAGGAAGGAGTACGCTCCCAAACCCCGAATGACCCTGGAGCTTCTGCCCCCCAGTGAGAGCCACAACGGGGGGATACACTCTGCCAAATCCCCCGGAAGATCACCAG CCCCCATGGACCAGCCCTGCTGCCGAGCACTCTACGACTTCGAGCCGGAGAACGAAGGCGAGCTGGGCTTCAAAGAGGGCGACGTCATCACCCTGACCAACCAGATTGACGACAACTGGTACGAGGGCATGATCAACGGCCAGTCGGGCTTCTTCCCCATCAACTATGTGGATATCCTGGTGCCGCTTCCTCATTAG